Proteins from a single region of Parvularculales bacterium:
- the sufB gene encoding Fe-S cluster assembly protein SufB codes for MAVQETIDQVNRLGGAKYKYGFISDIESDKAPKGLNEDIIRFISAKKEEPDWLLEWRLKAYRRWLKVKEPEWARVSYPQMDYQELYYYAAPKSAADKPQSLDEVDPELLRVYEKLGIPLAEQERLAGVAVDAVFDSVSVATTFREKLKEVGVIFCPFSEAVRDYPDLVRRYLGTVVPFSDNYFATLNSAVFTDGSFVYIPPGVRCPMELSTYFRINEAQTGQFERTLIVADKGSYVSYLEGCTAPMRDENQLHAAVVELVALEGAEIKYSTVQNWYPGDENGKGGVYNFVTKRGDCREDNAKISWTQVETGSAITWKYPSCILRGNNTSGEFYSIAIANNYQQVDSGTKMIHLGRNTKSRIISKGISAGHAANTYRGLVSVHNKADRAHNFTQCDSLLLGDRCSAHTIPYVENRNASARLAHEATTSRLNEDQLYYCRQRGLDEEEAVALLVNGFCREVLQQLPMEFAVEAQKLVSVSLEGSVG; via the coding sequence ATGGCTGTTCAGGAAACAATAGATCAGGTCAACCGCCTTGGAGGGGCTAAATACAAATATGGATTTATCAGCGATATTGAATCCGACAAAGCTCCCAAGGGGCTCAATGAAGATATTATCCGCTTTATTTCAGCCAAGAAAGAAGAGCCGGACTGGTTGTTAGAGTGGCGGCTTAAAGCCTACCGGCGCTGGTTGAAGGTTAAAGAACCTGAATGGGCGCGGGTGTCGTATCCGCAGATGGATTATCAGGAACTTTATTATTATGCGGCCCCCAAAAGCGCTGCTGACAAGCCGCAAAGCCTGGATGAGGTGGACCCTGAACTATTGAGGGTTTACGAAAAACTGGGTATCCCTCTGGCCGAGCAGGAACGTCTGGCGGGCGTTGCGGTGGATGCCGTGTTTGACTCCGTTTCCGTGGCGACGACCTTCCGGGAAAAACTCAAAGAAGTAGGCGTTATCTTCTGTCCTTTTTCGGAAGCCGTGCGGGATTACCCTGATCTGGTGCGCCGTTATCTGGGAACGGTTGTTCCCTTTTCGGATAATTATTTTGCAACGTTAAACTCTGCCGTTTTTACCGACGGTTCTTTTGTCTACATTCCACCCGGGGTGCGTTGCCCTATGGAACTGTCCACCTATTTCCGCATCAATGAAGCGCAGACCGGACAATTCGAAAGAACGTTGATTGTCGCCGATAAAGGGTCTTATGTGAGCTATCTGGAAGGATGCACGGCACCCATGCGGGATGAAAACCAACTTCATGCCGCCGTTGTGGAACTGGTGGCTCTTGAGGGGGCGGAGATTAAATACTCCACCGTTCAAAACTGGTATCCGGGTGATGAAAACGGCAAGGGCGGGGTTTACAATTTTGTCACCAAGCGCGGTGATTGCAGGGAAGACAACGCCAAGATTTCCTGGACGCAAGTAGAAACCGGCTCGGCCATTACATGGAAATATCCCAGTTGCATTTTGCGGGGAAACAATACATCGGGCGAGTTTTACTCAATCGCCATCGCCAACAATTATCAGCAAGTGGATTCGGGAACCAAGATGATCCACCTTGGGCGTAACACCAAAAGCCGGATCATCTCCAAAGGCATTTCCGCAGGTCACGCCGCTAACACCTATAGAGGTCTGGTCAGCGTTCACAACAAAGCCGACAGGGCACATAATTTCACCCAATGCGACTCTCTTTTGCTGGGCGACAGATGTTCTGCCCACACCATACCCTACGTGGAAAACCGCAACGCCTCTGCGCGGCTGGCCCATGAAGCGACTACGTCGCGTCTGAATGAAGATCAACTTTACTATTGCCGCCAGCGCGGCCTTGACGAAGAAGAAGCGGTAGCCTTGCTGGTTAACGGATTTTGCCGTGAGGTTTTGCAACAACTCCCCATGGAGTTTGCCGTTGAGGCCCAGAAACTGGTGAGTGTCTCTCTGGAAGGAAGTGTAGGATAA